A genomic segment from Ciona intestinalis chromosome 10, KH, whole genome shotgun sequence encodes:
- the LOC100187546 gene encoding transmembrane protease serine 9, with amino-acid sequence MRFSLIAAIAISVSVIEIVAGQVCVPSGPRPDCGYPGITPRQCINQGCCWDDSVDGVPWCFHRTISATIRPQNPADSEGSIGGSSRGIPAVIPQPFVKTNAAIQFTGCLFRCTSVSRAFRTSCGPINDERSCVNVGCCYDVNDPMTSRKCYHPAILTGSCPPTQCQIPSAVVRRCGFGLSETECMGRGCCFGTIENSGVCYHTETPPRPLSEIPATTTTTTAAATTTTTTLSFFDQLRQADADPSRFSLVDLLTRDVWQLQNIAQGRDPDAPTTTTTTTTPATTTTTTTIATTPRRVTVATTPTAPTTRRSCNWLGQCRTFVVPPRQCYPVDCGRPRFYPGSPVAASAAGSTVRKIVGGTRAYPFSHPWMAMLLKKEGRRTFLCGATVICDKWLVTAAHCLNKQSRSSRTPDLDAVFYTIHVARFMGWKQTHGTQVQEFKGRADIDYLEQHERFVPGVQRGVITYDIAIIKLRKRIMFNEYVQPACLPSIRARVGQVVWATGWGIDKGRGVDSKNLKQLGVRVLNESRCQEFVPEFVNPPGVLCAGGERDQDTCTGDSGGPLVGPRVVGRDRSGKLIQKWQLYGLTSIGSPSCNTLSYDRQPAVYTDIAFYKQWIDARTNRCCS; translated from the exons atgagGTTTTCGTTGATTGCGGCGATCGCTATATCAG TGTCCGTAATAGAAATTGTTGCTGGCCAAGTTTGCGTCCCGTCAGGTCCAAGACCCGATTGTGGATATCCTGGAATCACTCCGAGACAATGTATAAATCAAG GATGTTGTTGGGATGATAGCGTTGACGGCGTACCATGGTGCTTTCATAGAACCATATCAGCAACAATACGACCACAAAACCCAGCAGATTCCGAAGGATCTATCGGGGGTTCTTCTAGGGGAATCCCGGCGGTTATTCCCCAACCATTCGTAAAAACGAATGCAGCTATTC AATTTACTGGTTGTTTGTTCCGATGTACTTCGGTGTCACGTGCGTTCCGAACATCGTGTGGACCAATCAACGACGAGAGATCTTGTGTTAATGTTGGGTGCTGTTATGACGTCAACGAtccgatgacgtcacgaaagtGTTACCATCCTGCAA ttcTAACCGGAAGCTGCCCGCCGACCCAATGTCAGATCCCTAGCGCCGTCGTGCGGCGATGTGGGTTCGGATTATCTGAGACAGAATGCATGGGCAGAGGATGTTGTTTTGGAACAATTGAAAACAGCGGTGTTTGTTATCATACGGAAA CTCCACCACGACCCCTATCGGAAATTCccgcaacaacaacaaccacaacagcagcagcaacaacaacaacaacgacgTTAAGTTTCTTTGATCAACTACGACAAGCAGACGCCGACCCCTCAAGGTTTTCACTGGTTGACCTCTTGACCCGTGACGTATGGCAGTTACAGAATATTGCACAAGGAAGAGACCCGGACGCTCCAACCACCACAACAAC AACCACCACCCCTgcaactacaacaacaacaacgacaaTCGCTACAACACCACGTCGTGTTACTGTCGCTACTACTCCAACTGCTCCAACTACACGACGATCTTGCAACTGGTTAGGACAAT GCCGCACATTCGTTGTACCGCCACGACAGTGTTACCCAGTTGATTGTGGGCGACCACGTTTCTACCCTGGATCGCCCGTAGCAGCCAGTGCAGCTGGAAGCACTGTGAGGAAAATTGTTGGAGGAACAAG AGCTTACCCATTCAGTCACCCATGGATGGCAATGCTCTTGAAGAAAGAAGGCAGACGAACCTTCTTATGCGGGGCGACTGTTATATGCGATAAGTGGCTTGTTACTGCTGCTCACTGTTTGAATAAACAAAGTCGATCCAGTAGAACACCAGA TCTTGACGCAGTATTCTACACCATCCACGTTGCAAGGTTCATGGGCTGGAAGCAAACACACGGAACTCAGGTCCAGGAGTTCAAAGGGCGAGCTG acatCGATTATCTTGAGCAACACGAGCGATTTGTGCCTGGAGTTCAACGTGGAGTCATCACTTACGATATCGCGATCATTAAACTGAGGAAACGAATCATGTTCAACGAATACGTTCAACCAGCATGCTTGCCCAGTATAAGGGCGAGGGTGGGACAGGTTGTGTGGGCTACAGGTTGGGGAATTGATAAAG GTCGCGGAGTTGACTCGAAAAACTTGAAACAACTTGGAGTTCGAGTTTTGAACGAATCTCGATGCCAAGAATTCGTGCCAGAGTTTGTTAACCCCCCTGGTGTGTTGTGCGCTGGTGGCGAAAGAGACCAAGACACATGCACG GGCGATTCAGGCGGACCGCTAGTGGGCCCTAGAGTGGTGGGACGAGACAGAAGTGGAAAATTGATTCAGAAATGGCAATTATATGGTTTGACCAGTATTGGTTCACCAAGCTGTAATACTTTGTCGTATGATCGTCAACCAGCGGTCTACACCGACATAGCGTTTTACAAGCAATGGATCGACGCAAGAACCAACCGCTGTTGTtcttag
- the LOC100180373 gene encoding dynein regulatory complex protein 8, producing the protein MGEEKESAESMLAEIEKKITDSFDIFDHESNKTVDVREIGTIVRSLGCCPSEGELHDMLAEIEEEEPTGYIRFDKFLPMMTHILMERRYKPAPEDQLLKAFEVLDTERKGFLSQEELTKYMVEEGEPFTQEELDEFLSAAVDPDRGVVLFKDYVSVMAVEDS; encoded by the exons atgggTGAAGAAAAAGAATCTGCAG AGTCGATGCTGGCAGAAATTGAGAAGAAAATAACCGACtcttttgatatttttgatCATGAGTCGAATAAAACAGTTGATGTAAGAGAGATAGGAACCATTGTGAGGTCATTGGGCTGTTGTCCATCGGAAG GTGAACTGCATGACATGTTGGCTGAAATAGAGGAAGAAGAACCAACAGGTTACATCAGGTTTGATAAATTTCTTCCAATGATGACGCATATACTGATGGAACGAAG ATACAAACCAGCACCTGAGGACCAACTTCTCAAAGCATTCGAGGTCCTTGATACCGAGAGGAAAGGATTTTTATCTCAGGAGGAACTCACCAAGTACATGGTGGAGGAGGGGGAACCTTTTACGCAAGAAGAACTCGATGAATTTCTATCGGCAGCCGTGGATCCTGACAGGGGCGTCGTCCTTTTTAAAGATTATGTTTCTGTGATGGCAGTTGAAGATTCATAA
- the LOC100182718 gene encoding equilibrative nucleoside transporter 1 isoform X2: MPQPVDRLNAVYFFFYMIGLGTLLPWNFFITANEYWMFKLQDKNSTNSTPIPQNFTSGNTTASPPGSTADYNSLQLLFQNALALCAMLPNVVFQLLNTVLQQRISEKTRMVTSLLIMNLCFVVTVVFVKIDTSSWQQLFFGLTMLIVVIVNCCSAICQSSVFGMAASLPPRYTQAVMAGQGMGGVFAALAMIATLSFSTGPTSSAFAFFLTAVIVLSLTLLCYIILAKNKFYRYHRGKTFRRNSTKNRSQKALVINENKPDHTRANVCVESDEDKPLSHNGTTVKPVPPMWIIFKKIWLHCFCVFFTFFVTLACFPAITVNIKSMSTGHLWNDVYFTPVCCFLMFNLTDWLGRSIAGYIHIPSEKSRIALLISVLIRGVFPALFALCNMQPRNAPVIFTNDAYYIVFMVLFGLSNGHLSTLCMQYGPKLVTSENAGTAGSMLAFSLCLGLASGAGFSFVLKMIIT; encoded by the exons ATTAAATGCGGtttatttcttcttttatATGATTGGTCTGGGAACACTGCTTCCATGGAATTTCTTCATCACAGCTAACGAG TATTGGATGTTTAAACTTCAAGACAAGAACAGCACAAACTCCACTCCTATTCCACAAAACTTTACATCTGGCAACACTACAGCTTCACCACCTGGAAGCACTGCTGATTACAACAGTCTACAACTCCTGTTTCAAAACGCGCTCGCACTTTGCGCCATGCTACCCAATGTTGTCTTCCAACTTCTTAACACAGTACTTCAACAAAG AATAAGCGAAAAGACACGGATGGTCACTTCACTGCTTATAATGAACTTGTGTTTCGTGGTCActgttgtgtttgttaag ATTGACACAAGTTCGTGGCAACAATTATTCTTTGGCCTCACAATGCTGATTGTTGTCATTGTGAACTGTTGTTCCGCCATCTGTCAATCATCTGTGTTCGGTATGGCTGCTTCGTTACCACCAAGATATACACAGGCTGTTATGGCTGGCCAG GGCATGGGAGGAGTTTTTGCTGCTCTTGCAATGATTGCTACTTTATCTT TCAGTACAGGACCCACCAGCAGCGCGTTCGCTTTTTTCCTCACAGCTGTCATTGTGTTGTCACTGACGTTGCTTTGTTACATCATACTTGCAAAGAAT aaattTTATCGTTACCATCGAGGAAAAACATTTAGAAGAAATTCTACAAAAA ATCGAAGCCAGAAAGCGCTTGTGATCAACGAGAACAAACCTGACCACACGAGGGCGAATGTGTGTGTGGAATCCGACGAAGATAAACCTTTGTCTCACAATGGAACAACTGTGAag CCAGTCCCGCCCATGTGGATAATCTTCAAGAAGATTTGGTTACATTGCTTCTGTGTTTTCTTCACCTTCTTCGTCACCCTGGCTTGCTTCCCTGCTATCACTGTCAACATTAAGTCAATGTCAACGGGACATCTCTGGAATG ATGTTTATTTCACTCCAGTTTGTTGTTTCTTGATGTTCAACTTGACCGATTGGCTTGGGAGGTCAATTGCTGGATATATTCACATT CCATCTGAAAAGAGCAGAATAGCACTTCTTATTTCTGTTCTCATAAGAGGGGTTTTCCCAGCATTATTTGCATTATGTAACATGCAACCAAGAAATGCTCCCGTCATTTTTACCAACGACGcgtattatattgtttttatggttttatttGGTCTTTCCAACGGACACCTGAGCACATTATGCATGCAGTATGGGCCTAA attGGTCACCTCGGAAAATGCAGGCACCGCTGGTTCAATGTTAGCTTTCTCACTTTGCCTCGGTTTGGCGTCGGGTGCTGGCTTTTCATTTGTTCTTAAGATGATTATAACATAA
- the LOC100182718 gene encoding equilibrative nucleoside transporter 1 isoform X1, producing the protein MNNERDPDFLESRNLLASDSPNSSTNPVSNQESIEMPQPVDRLNAVYFFFYMIGLGTLLPWNFFITANEYWMFKLQDKNSTNSTPIPQNFTSGNTTASPPGSTADYNSLQLLFQNALALCAMLPNVVFQLLNTVLQQRISEKTRMVTSLLIMNLCFVVTVVFVKIDTSSWQQLFFGLTMLIVVIVNCCSAICQSSVFGMAASLPPRYTQAVMAGQGMGGVFAALAMIATLSFSTGPTSSAFAFFLTAVIVLSLTLLCYIILAKNKFYRYHRGKTFRRNSTKNRSQKALVINENKPDHTRANVCVESDEDKPLSHNGTTVKPVPPMWIIFKKIWLHCFCVFFTFFVTLACFPAITVNIKSMSTGHLWNDVYFTPVCCFLMFNLTDWLGRSIAGYIHIPSEKSRIALLISVLIRGVFPALFALCNMQPRNAPVIFTNDAYYIVFMVLFGLSNGHLSTLCMQYGPKLVTSENAGTAGSMLAFSLCLGLASGAGFSFVLKMIIT; encoded by the exons ATTAAATGCGGtttatttcttcttttatATGATTGGTCTGGGAACACTGCTTCCATGGAATTTCTTCATCACAGCTAACGAG TATTGGATGTTTAAACTTCAAGACAAGAACAGCACAAACTCCACTCCTATTCCACAAAACTTTACATCTGGCAACACTACAGCTTCACCACCTGGAAGCACTGCTGATTACAACAGTCTACAACTCCTGTTTCAAAACGCGCTCGCACTTTGCGCCATGCTACCCAATGTTGTCTTCCAACTTCTTAACACAGTACTTCAACAAAG AATAAGCGAAAAGACACGGATGGTCACTTCACTGCTTATAATGAACTTGTGTTTCGTGGTCActgttgtgtttgttaag ATTGACACAAGTTCGTGGCAACAATTATTCTTTGGCCTCACAATGCTGATTGTTGTCATTGTGAACTGTTGTTCCGCCATCTGTCAATCATCTGTGTTCGGTATGGCTGCTTCGTTACCACCAAGATATACACAGGCTGTTATGGCTGGCCAG GGCATGGGAGGAGTTTTTGCTGCTCTTGCAATGATTGCTACTTTATCTT TCAGTACAGGACCCACCAGCAGCGCGTTCGCTTTTTTCCTCACAGCTGTCATTGTGTTGTCACTGACGTTGCTTTGTTACATCATACTTGCAAAGAAT aaattTTATCGTTACCATCGAGGAAAAACATTTAGAAGAAATTCTACAAAAA ATCGAAGCCAGAAAGCGCTTGTGATCAACGAGAACAAACCTGACCACACGAGGGCGAATGTGTGTGTGGAATCCGACGAAGATAAACCTTTGTCTCACAATGGAACAACTGTGAag CCAGTCCCGCCCATGTGGATAATCTTCAAGAAGATTTGGTTACATTGCTTCTGTGTTTTCTTCACCTTCTTCGTCACCCTGGCTTGCTTCCCTGCTATCACTGTCAACATTAAGTCAATGTCAACGGGACATCTCTGGAATG ATGTTTATTTCACTCCAGTTTGTTGTTTCTTGATGTTCAACTTGACCGATTGGCTTGGGAGGTCAATTGCTGGATATATTCACATT CCATCTGAAAAGAGCAGAATAGCACTTCTTATTTCTGTTCTCATAAGAGGGGTTTTCCCAGCATTATTTGCATTATGTAACATGCAACCAAGAAATGCTCCCGTCATTTTTACCAACGACGcgtattatattgtttttatggttttatttGGTCTTTCCAACGGACACCTGAGCACATTATGCATGCAGTATGGGCCTAA attGGTCACCTCGGAAAATGCAGGCACCGCTGGTTCAATGTTAGCTTTCTCACTTTGCCTCGGTTTGGCGTCGGGTGCTGGCTTTTCATTTGTTCTTAAGATGATTATAACATAA